The DNA sequence gatagtatttgatgtacccactgcagaggaactagtacagaaaccttaaagcgacagaggtcaacatgagaaggggatcaggaaccagtgtaaaggtcagttagagatgaatcaacttgggttgtaacacgtttgtacatggaagcaatgctaggaatctctctgtatagctacccttaactcagctagcaaaaatgctttgtctttcttatgcttatgttttctcttcaatacaattagagataagggcagaacaggatctgcctggaatcgagggggggttggggggggaggaggagagggagggggtgaggggtaggggggagaaaaaaGGCCTGGGCTGAGGCCCACGTGAtacagcacccacctagcaagcaagaTGCCCTGGTTCAAGCtacagcaccacacacacaaaaagtcagCGTATTAGTCTTACTCTCTGCTACTATAAGGAAACACCCGAGGCTGGGTACTTACAAAGAAGAGTcaatttagttcacagttttggaggctgaaagtccaaataGTATGACGCTGGCTCTGGTGAGGACCACTGGCTATCTCACCTGGTAGCAGCTGGTATCAGCAGGAACACGGCAGGGGAGAGAGAGCTCACCCGGTGAGACAGGGAACCAGAAGAAATGTAAAGGAGACAATATGAGCTCTTCCTAAGCTCCacctcttttttaatttttgaattgtcATGCATTAATAACACGAGGGATTTCATGGATAATTCCATGCATGATTCAGTGTACCCTGAACATGCTATCCCCTCCATCATATATGTGTATCTTGCTGATGTTGCTGGGACTGGGTCAAGTTTGAGCtcgacttcatgcttgcaaagcaagcgctctatgctggagccacacctctggtccattttgcaatggttattttggagatgggggtctcatgaactatttgcccaggctggtctcaaactgcgatcctcccaatctcccaatctcagcctcccaagtagctagggttacaggacatcaccacaataaacatgggtgtgcaagtatctctctTCTATCTTGATTTACACTCTTTCagctatatgcccaagagtgggaggccccacctcttaaaggtctaaCTCCAAAGATGGCCTCATGAAAGAGGAAgcatttaaagattttaaaaacagagcTTGTCAGAGAACCCAGAAAAGTTGTCATTCCCATTAGCAGTTAATGAAGTTATTCATCTAGAACTGCATACAATAGCAAAGGAAAAAGAGGTACGTTGTTTTCAGGAGGAAGATGACAGCAATCTAGAAAGCCTCGTCACTACTGGACCCTTTGTGCTCACTCATACAGTCTTCTTACACATGGGAAATGCAGGTCACACTTCCCTGTGACATGAATGCACAGCTAACTCATGTCAGCCTACTACTTACCCAGTGAACTCGGTCACTGGACTAGCAGGCAAATGGGAAGACTCTTGTTTGACTTCAAGGACAGTGATCCAGGGAATGTCATGCACTGGAAAAACAAGCAGGACCCACTCCCAAAGCGGTGACAACAGCAGGCACACACCTCCTCCCTTCATTTACTCGTGACCTCACAAGTCAGGGTGTCCTTCCTACTCCTATTAGATGGTCAAAACACAGATCTCCCAGTTAAGGTATGCCACTTTCACACAGGCATGCTTCCCGACACAGTCCTCTTAAAATATCTATAGGAACCGAGTCATTTGCTGAAGTTGTACAAATGCTGAGACATGACGCAGACTCTCCAAGAGTTATCTCCTCTCTGCCACCAGCTCGAGTAACTTTTCGAATACCATCCAGGATCACCACAGTGACTTCACCTTTCACACCACTGAGTACCTGCCAGTCGCTAGTGTCATTTTAACCATGAGTCATGTGACACACTTCGGTCGACAAGGGACCACATATATAACATTGGTTCTATAAGGATGTATCATCTAGCGATGTTGGAGCCATTTGTGCAAGCCAACTCTATGACATTTGCACAACACAATCACCAACTATGCTTTTCTCAGCTCACAAAAGTGCATTTCCTGTAAGTAAGCACAACTAATTATTAGCCATCAAACAAAACCATGTAGTCAGCAAtttacaaaaatacatatttactgTGTTTCAATGTTCTTATATTATACAGAGACCTAAACACATAAGCTTAGTCTTCATGtcaaatataaattaaacaaaCATGTAAAACATTATAAACAAGTTGGAGAAGCCGCCAGAAAATCCCTCCAAGCTGTAAATCCTTATTAAAGCTGTATGATGGGATGACAAAATTGTCTCCAATCACCATACTCGGGAAGTTGTTACCTGAAGCCACAGGTAAATGTTGAAGGCAGCAATAGAGGGAAAAGTGACATTGAATAAACTCATAGTGGGCTTTGATGTCCACAGCGAGTTTAGTGAGTCAAGGGATAACAGACTGGATGCTTTAGCAAAGCCTCATCTTTGTTAGAGACCAGGGGCTGCACTGTTCAGCTGCAGGTTCATGCCATAGACAGCCTAGGGGGACTGAGACCATGATGTGATGGGGAACTTTACAGTACTCAGAGATGAGGAAAACAGCCACTTCATCCCCCAAGAGCCTTGATAGGGCCCCAACTAAAAAGCAGATTACTAAAAAAAGAGACTATGGTTGGGCATATGTCCTGAATATTCACAAGTGTAgcaaacatacaaacacaaaccAGAAAGTTCTTACTGAGTTTCAAAGCAGGAAGGTTCTATAATGCTAACCCCAAGAGAGGATGGTTACTGCAGCTGAAATGCACAAGTCAGGCCCGGCTCAACCCACTCCTCCTGCTGGTTCTGAGCTCTCATCGAGAGGCACAACAGACATGCCCTCTTGAAAGTCTCAGGCACAAGGCTGCCCAGCTCAGGGGAGCCCACTGTCCCTGTCTTCCAACAGCTGTGGGCTGCACTGAGACCCACACAAGCCCCACAAGAAGGGCAAAGCCAAGCCCAGCAGTTTCCACTCCTTGCCAGGACAACACAGCTCTACATCAGCACTTCAGAAACACAAGGCAGTCCCTCTTCTTGAGGCTCTGGAGGACAATCATGCACTGCACCACCATTTGCTCAAGGGTGCACACAGAGCCAAACCCCATCGGGGTCAGTTGCGAGGCTCTGCAGCTGAGGGGCTGCGGACCGTAGACATGAGGTGTGACTTGTAGGTTTTGCTCAGGCCCGTCATCCAGAACTTAAGCAGCTTGACATTGTCCTCCTCAGATGCGCCCAGGACACTCAGGAGCTTCTGTGTGTCTTCCTTGGGGCGACTGTCCACCTTGGTGAATTTAAAGAGGACCTTCACTTTGctgcagaaaaccaaaaacaaacactcAGACCCACAGCATCAAACACCTAAACAGCTTCCAGACCAGCAAGAGCCCTGCAGGCCCAGATGGAATTCCCACACTCAGAGGAGAGGGCTCAGCCCACACCTGTACACTTAAGGTTTCTATCCCAGGGGAATAGAGAAAAAGCCAGGCACAGCATCAGacacctatagtcccagatacttgggaagctgaagcaggaggaacacctgagcctaggagttcaagaccagccctggagTCATAaggaaacccatctcaaaaaaagatagaaagaactatccttttttttttttaatttacattttttattcatttattcacatgtgcatacataagAACTACCCTTAAATTTATGGAAGAAAACTGGTTGCTTCTGAGCTTCGATGCCttttttgaaatcaggaaaatgTCTAActaaatttgatgaaaaattaCTAAGAATCACACAAGAGAACAAAATAATGCTTTTAAAGAAAGGCAACCGGCTAGCAGCCTAGCTCAGTGATGTAGCACCTGCCCAACATGTGCACAAACCTGGGTCCAACGCCTGCACTGAGAGAGAAAAAACGAGGAATATGGTTTCTGActttcagattttaaaagttaattatgAACTGGGGATCTAGCTCAGCAAGGGAGCTACTTGCTGAACTaggacctgggtttgatgcccagcaccacacacaaaaaaacccaaaaaacccaaaggTAATGAGCAGCAGAGTAACAGGGCTTCATTTCAGAACCACCTCTGCACCCCTGGTGTCCTTCCTGACCCGCCCCGCCCCCCATAGCTCTTGGAGGGAGGAGTCAGCCCTGCCTCTAGAGCAGAAAATGTTGGGTCACTTCCCAAGTAGTAGAGCTGGTGTCTGAACCCTGCTCTTAACCTTCACTCTCACCACCTTCCAGTGGCCACATCTGGCCTCTTTTGGAAACAGCAGAGCACACCACCATGGGCAGCTCCAGTGCTGAGGCCCAGCTTACTTCATCCACTCCTCCTTGAGGCATACAAGGCACTGGTCCACCACATCCACAGACAGGTTCTGGTTGGTCAAAGCTGCTTCAATCTTATTCAGGATAGTGGGGCCAACTGGGGACAAGGCAGAGACAAAGGGGAGCATCAGCACCAAGGGAGGGGCCAGCCTTGGTGCTCTGACCACTCTGACAGAAGGCAACCccacagtggcacctacctcggTCTGCAGCCACGGGGCTCCCACTGGTCACTATAAATTCATACTTGCTGAGAGACTGGTCATCCTCACACCCAACCAGGGGGAGGTTAGAACGTGTGGCTGTGTGGACCTCCACGATGACCACAAATTCTGTGGTAACACAAAACACACTATCCCATGAAGTAAGTGCTCTTCAATAACATGAAGCCTCCCCCTTAAGCCTACCTAACCCACTACTCCACGTTATTTCAGATCAACCAGGCACACACTGCACTGCTAGGGCAACGGTCTTCCGAGAGATTCTGTGGTTTAAAAGTTTTTACACTTCATTTGTGAATAAAGTTAACAGGTTAATTTTCATCTCAGTTAAACTAATCATTTCTTACATTACAACAATCACAAATCATACACATTCATTCACTCATACAATGGGTGAACTCATAAAATGGGGTCTACTGTTACCCCATTTTTATGTATAGATGAAAACAGACTTAAGCGCTCAGAACTTGCCCAGGCCACATAGCTGGTGGTTTAAAACTTCAGTCATCTCTGACAGCAGAGCCTGTGTTTGTAACACTACCCAGAATACAGGCACTGCCCGCAGAAGCTCAGGACCCAGGCTGGTGTTGAGCAGGCATCTGCCTGGGGCTacagagcacctgctctgtggAGTGTCCACAGACTACTCCAGAAGTCCCTGACTTGCTCCAAGGCTGGGATTCACCCATGCAGGCCCACTCCTGGATATTCCCGAGCCAAGGAGGGAGGCAACTCACTTCCTAGCTCTCTGCACTCAGGGCCATGCAGAGCAAGTCCTGACCATACTAGTGAACAACAGGGGAGACAGggtacatacacaaaaaaagaaactagagagGACCAGCAAGCACATGATGGGGAACAGGAGGTAAGCAATCCAGAGCCCAGCAGGCTTCCAAATCCCAGGCACCACCTCACCAGGGTGCCAACTTCCAGCTGCCTGTCCCTATTGTCCTCAGTGGACACGAGCCCTGTACCCCCAGAACTATGATGTACAGCCCACAGAGAACCACTGCCTCTGTGAGCCACCCCCACTCTTGGTTCACCCAGCCCATCTCCACCCATTCCAAAGACAGAAAAGGCAGGCCCAAAGCCACTGGAAAAGCAGGTCCCACCCACAGGCCCTCCTGCCTCTGAGAACAATAGGCTGAGTCCTCAAATCCTCCAGGTCCACCTCTGGAGCCTCCCAGAAGAGCAGAAGGCACACCCTGCAACCGGCAGCACGCACCTGAGGACAGCACATGGGCGGGGATCGGCACGTGCAGGCTGAGCCCCAGGAAGTTGCAGCGATAGGCTTCCTCGTACTGGTTGCTATATGGGATGATGCGGACACAGCCCACAGGCAGCATGGTCTGCAAGAGGACACGGGGGGCTCAGAACTCACCACACCGGGGCCCCTCAGGCCTATCTCCGTACCTAATTCCATTCGCCCTCTGCAGCTGGTTCACAGCCTCCTTCCCTGGGTCATCACAGCTCCCACCAAGAGGCCCCAACTCCTCTCCTGGCCATCTGTCATGGTACCTCTTGCTTTGTGGTATGAACTCTTATTACTTTTTGCCCGCTGAGATGGTTGTCTCTTTTCCCACCCAAGAGAGATAATAAGCCTTGAGACAATACCACAGTCCTTCCACACCACAGGCCTGGGCAGCCAGCAGGCACACGTGTGGTGAAAACTCGGCACGAGGCACTGGGCCCACGGTGCTGTGTGCTGCTTCACACACCCAAATCTGTCTGAGAATGCAACGAAGTTGGCAGGTGTCAGGACCTGCTGGATAGCTTCTCAGAGGACATCAGGGGCTGGGGTGCAGTAGTTAGAAAGTGTAATTATCAGTCTACCAGGACAACACAGACTCCCTGCACTGGAACTAAAGAATGGTAATgactgcctattttttttttttttttttttggtggtactggggcttgaactcggggccttgcacttgctacacaacagtgtaccacttgagccactctgccagcccaagatctttttttttggtgggactgaggtttgaactcagggcttcctgcttgcaaagcaggtattctactgcttaAGTGACACCTTTAGTTCCCTTTTTAACAGATCTTAAATTCAGGCAGACGGCTCATGAAGTTCTGTGCCAAGTGATAGATATTTACATCCGAAGTTAGGTACTGGGCCCATGTAGCCTGCCACATAGCATGTAACAAAAATCTCTTTGGGGGcaaagggtggggggaaggagatgatggagggagtgaattcaattatgatatattgtaagaactattgtaaatgtcacaatgtagccccagtacaacaataatataataaaaattaaaattaaaaaaagaaaaagatgttctTACCCGGAGAACTTCAAATGCTGAATGGACAAGGTCCACATCTCTGCTTTTCCAGATCACCTGATTCCCCATGAGGACATGCCAGGCCAACATACGAAAAGATGTTGCACCCAGGACCTGAAACACAGCATGCAGTACATTCTACACAAGTTACCAAATAACTTCTCTCCTCCCGCTGCTGGAAGTTATTTTCTCTGCACAGTAAAGGAGGctctaaaaaggaagaaagagaaagccaCTTCTCTTCTCAGAAAGGCTGGGGCAACCTGAATGAGGTCGAGAGCAGATATGGGAAGCCCCCAGATTTGCACTTAAAGGCAGGATTCCAAATCTCCTGCACCCTTAAGATCTTTCCCCCAGCTTATTTAGGAAAATTTGAAGCACAAAGGTGTTGATCTTTTGCAGCAAGTCACCGTCACTCTATAGCCATATATAACTGTACCAAGCTGTTTGGAAGTGATGTACGCACGACGCGTCAGCACCTAGGAAGGACAAGAGCCTTGCCTCCACATCCCAGACCACAGCTATCCAGGAGATAGATGCCAGTGGCTGCTCACGCACATGTGCTGAGATGCCTAAAAGCATTCCTTTCAGGAGCCACTACAGGATCCTGCTGGTTTCCATTTGTCCAGTCTTTATTCTTTAATCCAGAACAATCTCTCCCCACCCCGCCTTGGAATAACTCCCATGACACTGACATTATAGAAGAGGATAGTGTTGTCTTCTGGTCTCTAAAAGGCAGAGGGTGactatgaaacaaaacaaaatgaggcTGTAATATGTAATACTACATTTTGCTAAGCTCCAACAGCTTCGAAGCAGTACTCCCACTTCCAGTGAATTTAAGATTGCTTCCGGCCCGCCATAAGTgccttatgcctataatcctagctactcaggaggcagagatcagaaggatccaggtttgaagccatcctgggcaaagagtttacaagaccctaactcaagtggtagagtgccagcctagctagtgtgaagccctgaattcaaatcccagtgccatcccccaaaaaagattGCTTCCCATCTTAATCCAATCTTAAACTCACATAAATAATCAACAAAGATGGCTTCAGCTCAATTTAGGACATTGATGGAATGGGCGTTTTTTTCACCCAGAAGCCCCATGTCTGCCATTAACTCACTCTTTATTTGCTCCATTTtccaaaatagaaataactcttCTGATAAAATTAATgctcattaaaaaattaaatgcagaaaaatattatgaaaaagggACAACCTCTCCTCCCATCTGACCAATCCCCCACAGTCAATCTCCTGTGTTACTTGGTTTTGCCTTTGTTGGCATATACACTCATGTTTGCATCTCCTGCTCCACACCACCTGCTTGCTTTCTTGTACTTAATGACATCCATTGTTTAAATATACCATTACTACCATGGCTGGACACTCAGATTGTTcccaatttttttgtaagaatgCCCATCACTTTTAAGCTGCAAAGAATCTAGACTGCATGCAAACCATTAATAGTGCTATTGGATTTTTTTAGAAGGTTCTAGAATGACAAGATTAGAGAACCACAAGAAACCAATCGACCAGGCCTTTCTCTGAATAAACATGTACACTGAACTAAAAGTCTGCTCCTAGGACTAATACACCTCAATGGCCACTGTGCCTTCAGTCTCTATGGCTGGTTACTCCCCACTGAGTTTGGAAGAGGAGAAGCCTGGGTTCTTCTCTTGAGTGTCTGAACATGGCCCTACACTTGCAACTTACCTGTCTCATGTGCCGAAGGGACTTGAAGACCGACAGCTTTCGGGGCTGCCAGTTTCCACACTCTGAGAGTAAGGGTGAATCTGCTGGGCATTTGGTTAACTCCCGCCCTTCCGCACCCTCTGGCAACACAGGcgctttctcctcctcttcagcCTCAGAGTTGTCCCAGCTTTCTGATTCCTCTTCTAAGTCTACAGGATAGATGACAAAGACAGGTATGGATTGTGCCACCCCTTCAATGCAAGAGCCTTAATCCGCAATTACTCCAGCCCCAGGCAGCTCATGGTAACACCACCAGCGGGCTGTTGCTTCCTGGGTACAGCCAGCTATCTGTGCACCTGTTGCCCTGGCACCTGGGAGGACAGGAAAGCTCAGTGGCTTCATTTAGTCCAGGGAAGACATGACACTTCAGAGATTCTTGTGAGCTGTTCCCCATGGCAGGAAAGCTCAAACCAACAATGAAGTGCTGACAGAGCATGCTTACCAAGCACTCCTCCACTAGACACCCTTCTTGGGACTTCACACGTATTTACTCAGTCTCCCCGAATGTCCTGGGCGGACACACTCATCCCCCTCGCAGATGAAGGCTTGAACATCTGTTACCTCTATTAACCCTCATGGCAGACCTCAGACAATCACATCTCCGCTGCACACCATGATGAGACTTGGGGCAGGGGGCACGGTGCCCAGGAGTAGCAGAGCCAGGATCTGAAGCCAGGTATAACCCAAAGGCGTGTGCGCAAGCCCACGCCCAGCTCCTCCATGACCCACACAGTCCAAACACAGCAGAAAGCCATGCATACCCACACATGCTGCTTTCCTAAAAGCTTTAGTAGTAGACTTGACTTCTCCATGCAAATACATCTCACTGAGACACTGTGACTGGCTACACCAGTCTCAAGTTTGTGAGTGACACAATACTA is a window from the Castor canadensis chromosome 11, mCasCan1.hap1v2, whole genome shotgun sequence genome containing:
- the Flcn gene encoding folliculin, with amino-acid sequence MNAIVALCHFCELHGPRTLFCTEVLHAPLPQGAGSGDSPGQGEQAEEDEGGIQMSSRVRAHSPSEGASAESSSPGPKKSDMCEGCRSLAAGHPGYISHDKETSIKYVSHQHPNHPQLFSIVRQACVRSLSCEVCPGREGPIFFGDEQHGFVFSHTFFIKDSLARGFQRWYSIITIMMDRIYLINSWPFLLGKIRGVIDELQGKALKVFEAEQFGCPQRAQRMNTAFTPFLHQRNGNAARSLTSLTSDDNLWACLHTSFAWLLKACGSRLTEKLLEGAPTEDTLVQMEKLADLEEESESWDNSEAEEEEKAPVLPEGAEGRELTKCPADSPLLSECGNWQPRKLSVFKSLRHMRQVLGATSFRMLAWHVLMGNQVIWKSRDVDLVHSAFEVLRTMLPVGCVRIIPYSNQYEEAYRCNFLGLSLHVPIPAHVLSSEFVVIVEVHTATRSNLPLVGCEDDQSLSKYEFIVTSGSPVAADRVGPTILNKIEAALTNQNLSVDVVDQCLVCLKEEWMNKVKVLFKFTKVDSRPKEDTQKLLSVLGASEEDNVKLLKFWMTGLSKTYKSHLMSTVRSPSAAEPRN